One genomic window of Solanum dulcamara chromosome 12, daSolDulc1.2, whole genome shotgun sequence includes the following:
- the LOC129876941 gene encoding probable BOI-related E3 ubiquitin-protein ligase 2 — MAIQAQLYSENLGFSLGSSQDLMDNNVCGFNQFCFNPQPQHQQQQQQPCLTQIQQQQLHILNQKNNSQNLMNTNYTQSLMFPHTLASLFEKQRVEIDHFISLQNERLRLALQEQRKQQVALILRNYESKIHLLLRQKDEEIAKACKRSKELEDFLKRVEMENQTWQRIANENEAIAVSLNKTIEQLRENACFQSTNVGDAESCCDVPSIEDKVQSSQQQETRNMMCKNCNSSKSCMVFLPCRHLSSCKDCDSFLHSCPLCNMVKKATIEALI; from the exons ATGGCCATTCAAGCGCAGTTGTATTCGGAGAATCTCGGGTTTTCTTTAGGGAGTTCACAGGATTTAATGGATAATAATGTTTGtggattcaatcaattttgtttTAATCCTCAACCGCAGcaccagcaacaacaacaacagcccTGTTTGACACAAATCCAACAGCAACAGTTACATATTCTGAACCAGAAAAATAATTCCCAGAATTTGATGAACACAAATTATACCCAATCACTTATGTTTCCTCATACCCTGGCTTCCCTATTTGAGAAACAGAGGGTCGAGATTGATCACTTCATcagtttacaa AACGAGAGGCTGAGATTGGCTTTACAGGAACAGAGGAAGCAACAAGTTGCATTAATCTTGAGAAACTACGAATCAAAGATTCATTTATTACTGAGACAAAAAGACGAAGAAATTGCTAAGGCTTGCAAAAGGTCAAAAGAATTAGAAGATTTCTTGAAAAGGGTTGAAATGGAGAATCAAACATGGCAGAGAATCGCTAATGAAAACGAAGCCATTGCCGTTTCTTTAAACAAAACAATCGAACAACTAAGAGAAAATGCCTGTTTTCAATCAACCAATGTAGGAGATGCAGAGTCTTGCTGTGATGTACCATCAATTGAGGACAAAGTACAATCATCACAACAACAAGAAACGAGAAATATGATGTGCAAAAACTGTAATTCTAGTAAGTCGTGCATGGTTTTCTTGCCTTGTAGGCATCTTTCTTCATGCAAAGATTGTGACTCTTTTCTCCATTCTTGCCCTCTCTGTAATATGGTCAAGAAAGCAACCATAGAGGCTTTGATTTGA